The following are from one region of the Dreissena polymorpha isolate Duluth1 chromosome 2, UMN_Dpol_1.0, whole genome shotgun sequence genome:
- the LOC127867168 gene encoding uncharacterized protein LOC127867168 encodes MVNYCRVIGCHNNSTREKDRHFYRLPEIITNQCKKTSELSTERRRLWLARLQQDFSGKNLKNIRVCSDHFVSKQKAELFDRDSPDWAPSVNMGCQAPSTPAPKVAAERFERRKKRAETARSLVQDLSDNNTPELPPDVNLDSAKNVQTDMLTSDVESLEQENKRLKLENENLKTSIRNASMFSQETLKDNDERVRYFTGLSCFAILMSLYKYLYPYLTSKHSVTLGKFECLVMTLSRLRLNLTVNHLAYQLNVSCATISRTFVNTIDIMYVRLKPIVRWPDRASLRATMPVQFQRQFGNKCAVIIDCFEIFIERPSNLIARAETWSSYKHHNTVKFLIGITPQGVVSFISKGWGGRASDKYVTEHCNFLDNILPGDLVLADRGFDIADSVGSVCGSLKIPAFTKGKDQLSPLDVETTRKIANVRIHVERVIGLVRQKYTFLNGTLPLDLVITKDEDGFTTIDKIAHVCCALVNLCESVVDFDK; translated from the exons ATGGTCAATTATTGCCGAGTTATCGGCTGTCATAACAATTCTACAAGGGAGAAGGACAGACATTTTTATAGATTACCTGAGATAATTACTAATCAGTGCAAGAAAACCAGTGAGTTGTCAACAGAGAGGCGGCGATTATGGTTAGCAAGGCTACAACAAGACTTCAGTGGAAAGAATTTGAAGAATATTCGAGTGTGTTCTGACCATTTTGTATCTA AGCAAAAGGCAGAACTTTTTGACCGAGACAGTCCTGATTGGGCGCCATCAGTGAACATGGGATGTCAAGCTCCGAGTACGCCTGCCCCTAAAGTTGCTGCTGAGCGCTTTGAGAGACGGAAGAAACGTGCTGAGACTGCAAGATCATTGGTCCAAGATCTTTCAGACAACAACACTCCAGAGTTACCACCTGATGTAAATTTAGATAGTGCAAAGAATGTTCAGACTGATATGCTTACTTCAGATGTAGAATCATTGGAACAGGAAAATAAACGTTTGAAACTAgaaaatgaaaatctaaaaacATCTATCCGGAATGCGTCTATGTTTTCTCAGGAGACTCTTAAAGACAATGATGAAAGAGTGAGGTACTTTACAGGACTTTCTTGTTTTGCTATACTGATGTCATTGTACAAGTATCTATATCCTTATTTAACAAGCAAACATAGTGTAACACTTGGAAAGTTTGAGTGCCTTGTGATGACTTTAAGTAGACTTCGCCTAAATTTGACTGTCAATCACCTTGCCTACCAACTGAATGTTTCATGTGCAACCATTTCTCGAACTTTTGTGAATACTATTGACATCATGTATGTAAGACTAAAACCAATTGTTCGATGGCCTGACAGAGCCTCATTGAGAGCAACAATGCCAGTACAGTTCCAAAGACAGTTTGGTAATAAGTGTGCAGTAATCATTGATTGCTTCGAGATCTTTATAGAGCGTCCATCAAATCTTATAGCGAGGGCAGAGACATGGTCGTCATACAAACATCACAACACTGTGAAGTTCCTTATTGGAATCACACCACAGGGAGTAGTGTCGTTTATTTCCAAAGGTTGGGGCGGTCGTGCAAGTGACAAATATGTCACTGAACATTGCAATTTTTTAGATAACATTTTGCCGGGGGATTTAGTGTTGGCAGATAGAGGATTTGACATTGCGGATAGTGTTGGTTCTGTTTGTGGGTCATTGAAAATTCCAGCTTTCACCAAAGGTAAAGACCAACTCTCTCCATTGGATGTAGAAACAACAAGAAAAATAGCCAATGTACGGATACATGTTGAGAGAGTTATTGGGCTTGTGCGCCAAAAGTACACATTCTTAAATGGGACACTACCATTGGACCTAGTAATTACCAAAGATGAAGATGGCTTTACTACAATTGACAAAATAGCTCATGTGTGTTGTGCGCTGGTTAACTTATGTGAATCAGTGGTCGACTTTGATAAATAG
- the LOC127867174 gene encoding putative nuclease HARBI1 — MAERIALLSFLLDEFADNSEIEQIQINNSIAYAHIQVIPGVLFHERNEPVRVEGYAEQIVPLYTDIDFRSHFRLQRSTYQELCEAVAPFMVRERSMSVDKRILATLWMLGNQESYRSVADRFGISKGTLHLTVIATCRVLSVMMEQHIKFPESRHELKTIADGFQQRCGMPGVVGAVDGTHIACPAPISEHRSSFFNRKGFASLVLQVVCDSNLKFLDIYTGWPGSVHDARVYRNSPVAQKIENLPDEFHVLGDSAYPLTRHLLVPYRDNGHLDQLQKKFNKCHSSTRVDVERAIGLLKCKFRRLEYLDMLMELEIPVVISACCVLHNFILQRESDTEPEDFVLK; from the exons atggCGGAGCGTATCGCATTACTGTCGTTTTTACTCGATGAATTCGCCGATAATTCGGAAATAGAACAGATTCAGATAAATAACTCGATTGCATATGCTCATATTCAAGTCATACCAG GTGTGTTGTTCCATGAGAGAAATGAGCCAGTTAGGGTGGAAGGCTATGCTGAGCAAATTGTTCCACTCTATACAGACATAGATTTCAGGTCACATTTCCGACTACAAAGGTCAACctatcag gaaCTCTGTGAAGCTGTGGCACCTTTTATGGTACGTGAGCGATCAATGTCTGTGGACAAAAGAATATTGGCAACTTTGTGGATGCTTGGGAACCAAGAATCGTACAGGAGCGTGGCTGACCGATTTGGAATAAGTAAAG GAACTTTACATCTTACAGTCATTGCAACATGTAGAGTATTGTCTGTGATGATGGAGCAGCACATCAAATTTCCGGAATCTCGGCATGAGCTTAAGACCATTGCCGATGGATTTCAGCAACGATGTGGAATGCCTGGTGTTGTAGGGGCTGTTGACGGGACTCACATTGCATGTCCTGCTCCAATATCGGAGCATAGGTCCTCATTTTTCAACAGGAAAGGGTTCGCCAGTTTAGTTCTCCAAGTAGTATGCGACAGCAATTTGAAATTTTTGGACATATACACAGGATGGCCAGGTTCTGTTCACGATGCCCGTGTATATAGGAACAGTCCAGTggcacaaaaaattgaaaatctccCAGATGAGTTCCATGTGCTCGGGGATTCAGCGTACCCCCTGACAAGACATCTCCTTGTTCCATATAGAGATAATGGACATTTAgatcaattacaaaaaaaatttaACAAGTGCCATTCGTCGACAAGAGTTGATGTGGAACGTGCCATTGGTCTATTGAAATGTAAATTCCGGCGGCTGGAATACTTGGACATGCTCATGGAGCTGGAGATACCCGTCGTGATCTCTGCTTGTTGTGTCCTTCACAACTTCATTCTGCAGAGAGAGTCAGACACAGAACCTgaggattttgtgttgaaataa
- the LOC127867164 gene encoding uncharacterized protein LOC127867164, with amino-acid sequence MASKSLNQKGPYKDRLEPATKARYIEKLALIGGIDPYDLKKLCDDVNQLPSLTYPDIVNYLLFTPSIYTMEDLKNFKSLEAVNQVECGWVSGVTSAVLSNRLLVKGRVLHSQRMHEKPLSPWFISTKDGQVLASHCDCMAGCGETCTHVAALMFWVMRTVKVRDERTVTQEPAYWTIPPSVKNVEYREISNINFQSAKSLKRKFEECLSSSTSQISKNVHPVRKTRKIPSPTENELDSFFSDLVSTNRKPAILSIVPDYLESYKPKSAVLKLPKPLTELKNKQSMNLDYDQLIKSCEGIEITVTDEEIENVEKITRKQASEGKWFNYRAGRITASKMKSVYTANIDNPSSALVKSIVYPNVNFRNEATKWGIDNEKKAATLCCEALATDHDNVELIETGLFISKDRPFIGASPDGIIKCDCCGSCLLEVKCPFNHKGKVIDESVPYLIKGEDGELCLDRNHPYFFQIQTQLGVTELESCYFVVWSDISVHIEQINFNPEFYEQICAKAEVFFRRALLPELVGKYFTRLSNINQTDMNSVHILKEITSSQKDDGNVGERFCYCRGLEEPPMVGCDGENCKIVWFHFSCVNITKSPEEIETVKWYCPDCAM; translated from the exons ATGGCGTCTAAATCACTGAACCAAAAAGGGCCGTACAAAGATAGACTGGAGCCTGCAACAAAAGCAAGATACATTGAAAAACTTGCATTGATTGGTGGTATTGACCCATATGATTTGAAAAAGCTTTGTGATGATGTGAATCAACTGCCATCGTTGACCTACCCTGACATCgttaattatttgttgtttacacCTAGTATTTACACGATGGAAGATCTGAAAAACTTCAAAAGCTTAGAAGCAGTGAATCAAGTTGAGTGTGGCTGGGTTTCTGGCGTGACTTCTGCTGTGTTGAGTAACAGACTGTTGGTGAAAGGAAGG GTTCTTCACTCTCAAAGAATGCATGAAAAACCACTGTCCCCATGGTTCATCTCTACGAAGGATGGTCAAGTGTTGGCCAGTCACTGTGACTGTATGGCAGGATGTGGAGAAACTTGCACACATGTTGCTGCCTTAATGTTTTGGGTTATGAGAACTGTTAAAGTAAGAGACGAAAGGACTGTAACACAGGAACCAGCATATTGGACCATCCCCCCATCCGTGAAGAATGTTGAGTATAGAGAAATTTCTAACATTAACTTTCAAAGTGCGAAGTCCCTCAAGAGAAAATTTGAAGAGTGTTTAAGCAGCTCAACCAgtcaaatttctaaaaatgttcatCCTGTAAGAAAGACTAGGAAAATCCCTTCCCCTACAGAAAATGAATTAGACTCTTTCTTCTCTGATCTAGTTTCCACCAACCGTAAGCCTGCAATCTTATCAATTGTGCCTGATTATCTTGAGAGCTACAAACCTAAGTCAGCAGTGCTCAAGTTGCCTAAACCACTAACTGAACTCAAGAACAAACAATCAATGAATTTAGATTATGACCAGCTAATCAAATCATGTGAGGGCATTGAAATTACGGTCACTGACGAGGAAATTGAAAATGTAGagaaaatcacccgaaaacaggcaAGTGAGGGTAAGTGGTTCAATTACCGCGCTGGGCGTATCACAGCCTCAAAAATGAAGAGTGTTTACACTGCGAACATTGATAATCCGTCAAGTGCGTTAGTAAAATCTATTGTTTATCCCAATGTAAACTTTAGAAATGAAGCCACCAAATGGGGGATTGACAATGAGAAAAAAGCTGCCACTTTGTGTTGTGAAGCCCTTGCTACTGACCACGACAATGTTGAGTTGATAGAAACAGGACTTTTTATCTCAAAGGACAGACCATTTATAGGTGCTTCCCCAGATGGGATCATCAAATGTGATTGCTGTGGGTCCTGTTTATTGGAAGTTAAGTGTCCATTCAATCACAAAGGAAAAGTGATTGATGAATCAGTGCCTTATTTGATTAAAGGGGAAGATGGAGAGCTATGTTTGGACAGAAATCATCCATACTTCTTCCAAATTCAAACTCAACTTGGGGTAACAGAGTTGGAATCGTGTTACTTTGTTGTGTGGAGTGACATCAGTGTtcacattgaacaaataaatttcAACCCGGAATTTTATGAACAAATCTGTGCTAAGGCAGAAGTTTTTTTTCGTAGGGCTTTGTTACCAGAGCTTGTTGGAAAGTACTTTACCCGTCTGTCTAACATCAATCAAACTGATATGAACTCAGTTCATATTCTTAAGGAAATAACATCCAGCCAAAAAGATGATGGTAATGTGGGAGAAAGGTTTTGCTATTGTAGAGGACTTGAGGAGCCACCCATGGTTGGTTGCGATGgagaaaattgcaaaattgtgtgGTTTCATTTCAGCTGTGTAAATATCACCAAGTCGCCTGAGGAaattgaaacagtgaaatggtaTTGTCCAGATTGTGCTATGTAA